The following are encoded together in the Vespa velutina chromosome 3, iVesVel2.1, whole genome shotgun sequence genome:
- the LOC124947808 gene encoding 3-hydroxyisobutyrate dehydrogenase, mitochondrial, translating into MCFLVFVSKSSIWISMKGVRRFSKKIGFVGLGKMGGHMAKNILKKGYKLKVFDVDKSAMSNLVEAGANAASTITEMVKDVDVIISMLPSNQHVLDCYIGDNGILSSVKKNVLLIDSSTIDPFVSQEISKETEKREVKFIDAPVSGGTNAARDGTLTFMVGGSNANFEAAKSILEIMGSRIVHCGDIGMGQAAKLCNNMLLAISMIGTAEIFNLGQRLGLKQNVLNEIVNSSSGRCWSSELYNPVPGLLPNVPSSKNYEGGFSTLLMAKDLSLAQSVATRTDTLIPLGSLAHQIYRMLNSHGLSQKDFSIVYQFMKGNKI; encoded by the exons atgtgcTTCCTTGTATTCGTCTCAAAATCTTCGATCTGGATAAGTATGAAAGGTGTACGtcgattttcaaagaaaattggaTTCGTTGGTTTAGGTAAAATGGGTGGTCACAtggcaaaaaatattttgaaaaag GGTTACAAATTAAAAGTATTCGATGTTGATAAATCAGCTATGTCTAACTTGGTCGAAGCCGGTGCGAACGCTGCTTCGACCATTACAGAAATGGTGAAGGACGTTGACGTAATCATTTCTATGTTACCTTCGAATCAACATGTTCTGGATTGCTATATTGGTGATAATGGTATATTGAG ttcagtgaaaaaaaatgtactctTGATAGATAGCAGTACGATAGATCCGTTCGTGTCGCAGGAAATATCGAAAGAGactgaaaaaagagaagttaaatttattgatGCTCCGGTATCAGGag gtACAAATGCAGCGAGAGATGGTACATTGACTTTTATGGTAGGTGGGTCTAATGCAAATTTCGAAGCTGCCAAAtctatattagaaattatggGCTCGAGAATAGTTCATTGCGGTGACATTGGTATGGGACAGGCAGCAAAATTGTGTAATAATATGCTATTGGCCATTAGTATGATTGGTACGGCCGAAATTTTCAATCTTGGTCAAag ATTGGGCCTGAAACAAAATGTACTGAATGAAATAGTGAATTCCAGTTCAGGAAGATGTTGGTCCTCTGAATTGTACAATCCTGTTCCAGGTCTTCTACCTAATGTTCCTAgttcaaaaaattatgaa ggTGGTTTTAGTACATTGCTCATGGCAAAAGATTTAAGTTTGGCACAATCTGTCGCAACTAGAACAGACACATTAATTCCTTTGGGGTCTTTGGCTCATCAAATTTATAGGATGCTTAATAGTCATGGTTTATCGCAAAAAGATTTTAGCATCGTATATCAATTTATGAAAG gaaacaaaatttaa